One window of the Leptospira koniambonensis genome contains the following:
- a CDS encoding monovalent cation:proton antiporter-2 (CPA2) family protein, with translation MEEKSLLVTAIILLSTAVLCVPVFKKLGIGSIIGYVVGGILIGPHGIRLVTGGTEIMHFAEFGVVLLLFLIGLELRPQTLWVLRKPVFGMGFFQVAVSSLLLGGLIGYLFQLGLIPSIILGISLSLSSTAFALQSLAEKNQLNTSYGRSAFAILLFQDLAVIPVMAILPLAALEPGQTAHSGLNFYKLGTAIAAILLVILSGRFLMRPLFRMIAATGNHEIFVALSLVLVLGVSFAMEKVGLSMALGSFLGGVLLADSEYRHELEANLEPFKGLLLGLFFLAVGMSMNLEILINHPFLIFGLAFGLMSVKGIVLFVLGKIAKLTSDSSSNLAVSISQGGEFAFVILNVAAQLSVLSKETTDYSIVIVTASMILTPFVGIIKEKVIDPYLQEEEERPADPIYEKNRVIIAGFGRVGQIISRMLYLHKIRFTALEHNADQVNAARKFGHKIYYGDASRLDLLTAAGAAQAEILVLAIQDAELSVKIAKIAKENFPNLRIVARARNRSHYFDLMELGIETIRRDTFSSSLELAEETLKDLGFLPSEVKYFIQKFRDYDEGMVKDQFKLRHNEKELIAYSKNAVRQLEEAFAADMLQKEAS, from the coding sequence ATGGAAGAGAAAAGTTTACTCGTTACTGCCATTATTCTACTCAGCACAGCAGTTCTATGTGTTCCTGTTTTTAAAAAGTTAGGAATAGGATCCATCATAGGTTATGTCGTAGGAGGAATTTTAATTGGTCCTCATGGGATCCGACTAGTGACCGGCGGGACCGAGATCATGCATTTTGCAGAGTTTGGTGTGGTCCTTCTTCTTTTTCTGATCGGGTTGGAACTCCGACCCCAAACTCTTTGGGTTCTCAGAAAGCCGGTTTTCGGAATGGGATTTTTCCAAGTAGCGGTATCTTCCCTTTTATTAGGTGGATTGATCGGTTATCTATTCCAATTGGGCCTTATTCCTTCGATCATATTAGGGATTAGTTTATCACTTTCTTCCACTGCATTTGCTCTTCAATCTTTGGCAGAAAAAAACCAACTCAATACTTCTTACGGACGATCTGCATTTGCAATCCTTCTCTTCCAGGATTTGGCGGTCATCCCAGTAATGGCAATTCTTCCTTTAGCAGCTTTGGAACCGGGACAAACGGCTCATAGTGGATTAAATTTTTATAAATTAGGAACTGCAATTGCAGCCATTCTTTTGGTGATCTTAAGCGGACGTTTTTTGATGAGACCTCTTTTCAGAATGATCGCTGCAACCGGAAACCATGAAATTTTCGTAGCTCTTTCTTTGGTTTTGGTTCTTGGAGTTTCTTTTGCAATGGAGAAGGTAGGGCTTTCCATGGCACTCGGTTCTTTTTTAGGAGGAGTGTTACTCGCTGATTCCGAATACAGACATGAGTTAGAAGCAAACTTAGAACCTTTTAAAGGATTATTATTAGGTCTATTCTTCCTTGCGGTAGGAATGTCCATGAATTTGGAAATTCTGATCAATCATCCATTCTTAATTTTTGGTCTTGCATTCGGATTAATGTCAGTAAAAGGGATTGTTCTTTTTGTATTAGGAAAGATCGCAAAACTTACTTCTGATTCTTCTTCCAATCTTGCAGTTAGTATTTCTCAAGGTGGGGAATTCGCATTTGTGATCCTGAATGTGGCCGCACAGCTAAGTGTTCTTTCTAAGGAAACTACTGATTATTCTATCGTGATCGTTACTGCTTCCATGATACTCACTCCTTTTGTAGGGATCATTAAAGAAAAAGTAATAGATCCTTATTTACAGGAAGAAGAGGAGAGACCGGCCGATCCTATTTATGAAAAAAACCGTGTAATCATCGCAGGTTTCGGAAGGGTCGGACAGATCATCTCCAGGATGTTATATCTGCATAAGATAAGATTCACCGCATTAGAACATAATGCAGATCAAGTAAATGCCGCCAGAAAATTCGGTCATAAGATCTATTATGGAGATGCAAGTAGATTAGATCTATTAACTGCAGCAGGAGCGGCTCAGGCAGAAATACTTGTACTCGCTATCCAAGATGCAGAGTTATCTGTAAAAATTGCCAAGATCGCTAAAGAAAATTTTCCGAACTTAAGAATTGTTGCAAGAGCAAGAAACAGATCTCATTACTTCGACCTAATGGAATTGGGAATCGAAACAATACGAAGAGATACGTTCTCTTCTTCTTTAGAGCTTGCAGAAGAAACTTTAAAAGATCTGGGATTTTTACCTTCGGAAGTAAAATACTTTATCCAAAAGTTCAGAGATTATGATGAAGGAATGGTCAAGGACCAATTCAAACTCAGACATAATGAAAAAGAACTGATCGCTTATTCTAAAAATGCAGTTCGTCAATTGGAAGAAGCTTTCGCTGCAGACATGTTACAGAAGGAAGCCTCTTAA
- a CDS encoding DUF6935 domain-containing protein, translating to MDRIPKYVSILLILLFAATLSAQNETYTVTANSWPADFSSFESFRDTNASTSQGAVIVLLAALSIYSKNAEEGKKALIICLDANSLISDTSPNGYKGFNINRNTIDLVKRQLEQHPYLIGSYLPGSSFQNGYKPSNPPYNFTLTSNRFSGTEESGQKKLFLPSSGADTPRPVTVKRNAKGVWKASEFSSLLVGIKKPATSNPADDL from the coding sequence ATGGATCGAATTCCAAAATACGTTTCTATTCTTTTGATCTTATTATTTGCAGCGACTTTATCCGCTCAAAACGAAACCTATACTGTAACTGCAAATTCTTGGCCTGCTGATTTTTCTTCTTTCGAATCGTTTAGAGATACGAATGCAAGCACTTCACAAGGAGCGGTTATCGTTCTTTTAGCTGCACTTTCTATTTATTCCAAAAATGCAGAAGAAGGTAAGAAGGCATTGATCATCTGCTTGGATGCTAACTCTCTCATCTCCGATACTTCTCCCAATGGTTATAAAGGTTTTAATATCAATCGGAACACGATTGATTTAGTGAAAAGACAATTAGAGCAACATCCTTATTTGATCGGTTCTTATCTTCCAGGTTCTTCTTTTCAAAACGGTTATAAACCTTCTAACCCGCCTTATAATTTTACACTGACTTCGAATCGATTCAGTGGAACAGAAGAGTCGGGGCAGAAGAAATTATTTCTTCCTTCTTCCGGAGCTGATACTCCAAGACCTGTGACTGTAAAAAGAAATGCCAAAGGTGTGTGGAAAGCTTCCGAGTTTTCCAGTTTATTGGTAGGTATTAAAAAGCCTGCAACCTCCAATCCTGCTGATGATCTTTGA
- a CDS encoding porin has translation MIRKFRFSKFIFLLCVYSFSGTLFSEDLKTQETSVKPKEKTVQSKEENPKADAQTSSGATEDEKEGLKTEELNPKKKDDLVIPIQFGFFVDGYYNASLNRPASKELLYTTQATRTNEYNINLAYLDAKVETDKYRGRFAVQFGTSVVANYSGEGTTGKTSNESSIRNMQEAYGGVRLGKSTWLDAGIYFGHLGYESWISHENFVYTRAFSLDYVPYYVSGARLSGKISDKVSYQLHLNNGYQVVTDNNKDISGGFRLEWNPLSNLMFRWNTFIGNEQPTTTPKETRYYNNFIAEWKPFQRLTLASSFDVAYQERASREDLVYTPEGPIYIRRDGTAFRQTYVGNLWLAYRFLPDWRIGVRLERYLDRDQMIIVTNTKDGFQTSGATATLDYHPDPAILVRFTYQYRRSMDSIYPHENNTSKLDRMFIFSLSIKI, from the coding sequence ATGATTCGCAAATTCAGATTTTCCAAATTTATATTTCTACTCTGTGTTTATTCATTTTCAGGTACACTTTTTTCTGAAGATTTAAAGACTCAAGAGACATCGGTAAAACCTAAGGAGAAAACCGTTCAAAGTAAAGAAGAGAATCCAAAAGCAGATGCGCAAACTTCTTCGGGGGCAACGGAAGATGAAAAAGAAGGTCTTAAAACCGAAGAACTGAATCCTAAAAAGAAAGATGATCTCGTTATCCCGATCCAATTCGGCTTCTTCGTTGACGGTTATTATAATGCAAGTTTGAACCGACCCGCCTCTAAAGAACTATTATATACAACCCAAGCAACTCGTACGAACGAATACAATATCAACCTGGCTTATCTGGATGCCAAAGTAGAGACTGATAAATACAGAGGGAGATTTGCAGTTCAATTTGGTACATCTGTTGTCGCAAATTATTCTGGAGAAGGGACCACAGGTAAAACTTCTAACGAGTCATCTATCCGTAATATGCAAGAAGCATATGGAGGTGTTCGCTTAGGGAAATCTACCTGGTTGGACGCAGGAATTTATTTCGGGCATCTAGGATATGAGTCTTGGATCTCTCATGAGAACTTTGTTTATACTCGTGCATTCTCTCTGGATTACGTACCATATTATGTTTCTGGAGCGAGATTAAGTGGAAAGATCAGTGATAAAGTTTCTTACCAACTTCATCTGAATAATGGATACCAAGTAGTTACGGATAATAACAAAGATATCTCAGGAGGTTTCCGATTAGAATGGAATCCTTTAAGTAACTTAATGTTTCGCTGGAATACTTTTATAGGAAATGAACAGCCGACTACTACTCCGAAAGAAACCAGATATTATAATAATTTTATCGCAGAATGGAAACCATTCCAACGACTTACATTAGCTTCTTCTTTTGATGTTGCTTATCAGGAAAGAGCAAGTAGAGAAGATCTGGTCTATACTCCAGAAGGTCCGATCTATATTCGTCGAGATGGCACAGCATTTAGGCAAACCTATGTAGGAAACCTATGGCTTGCGTATCGATTCTTACCTGATTGGAGAATTGGTGTAAGATTAGAAAGATATCTGGATCGGGACCAGATGATCATCGTTACAAATACAAAGGATGGTTTTCAAACTAGTGGAGCAACTGCTACGTTAGATTATCATCCTGATCCTGCAATTTTAGTGAGATTTACCTACCAATACAGAAGATCTATGGATTCAATTTATCCTCACGAGAATAATACATCCAAACTAGATAGGATGTTCATCTTCTCTCTTTCTATTAAGATCTGA
- a CDS encoding carboxypeptidase M32 — protein sequence MWESELQNWENILPAFKAYRDEFRNIYHLRNIGSVLHWDMEIGIPSDGLGERGDQLSFLSGLAHKSFIGDSFRSLAEKAREENSRSDAPGKSLRERELNLLFKDLDRSSCLPISWVEEFSKVTSQAHSIWVDARKKNDASSFLPILQKIVDLVFQKADYFGYSTEAYDALLDEYEPDAKAADLEVLFANLRKSLVPLIAKAKDASFPFIGNFPTDSQIPFNTSLPVLLGLPESGFRLDASAHPFSTSLGSFDKRITTRYEESDPLSSVYSVLHETGHALYESGISLIAGGPSPLKDSVSLGVHESQSRLWENQVGRSKEFWEGIYPLFLKNLGISESSLPFSKLYSFVNKSKPSLIRVEADQITYNLHVILRFQIERAIFKKEIALKDLSSAWKDGMKSLLGVDVPDDSKGFLQDVHWSGGAFGYFPTYSLGNIYAAQLYSAFLKQNPKFKDELKNRETSSLLDWLRKHVHSKGRSLEAKELIRQATGEEPNSKYLVEYLDSKIKEQEDI from the coding sequence ATGTGGGAATCTGAGCTTCAAAATTGGGAAAATATCCTTCCGGCTTTCAAAGCCTATCGGGATGAATTCCGTAATATTTATCATCTTAGAAACATCGGAAGTGTTTTGCATTGGGACATGGAAATTGGTATCCCAAGTGACGGCCTAGGTGAAAGAGGAGACCAACTTAGTTTTCTTTCTGGGCTCGCTCATAAATCTTTTATTGGTGATTCATTTCGTAGTTTGGCAGAGAAAGCTAGAGAAGAAAACTCCCGCTCTGATGCTCCGGGTAAATCTCTTAGAGAAAGAGAACTGAATTTATTATTCAAAGATCTGGATCGTTCTTCTTGTTTACCAATTTCTTGGGTGGAAGAATTTTCTAAGGTCACAAGCCAGGCCCATTCTATATGGGTGGATGCACGAAAAAAGAATGATGCTTCTTCTTTTCTTCCTATCTTACAAAAGATCGTAGATCTTGTTTTTCAGAAGGCAGACTATTTCGGTTATTCTACGGAAGCGTATGACGCTCTTTTAGATGAATATGAGCCGGACGCTAAGGCTGCGGATTTAGAAGTTCTGTTTGCTAATCTTAGAAAATCGTTAGTTCCTTTGATTGCAAAAGCAAAGGATGCAAGTTTTCCTTTTATTGGAAATTTTCCGACCGATTCTCAAATTCCTTTTAATACAAGTCTTCCTGTTCTATTGGGTTTGCCTGAATCGGGGTTTCGTTTGGATGCAAGCGCTCATCCTTTCTCTACTTCATTAGGTTCTTTTGATAAAAGGATCACCACTCGTTATGAAGAATCGGATCCTCTTTCTTCCGTATATTCTGTTTTGCATGAAACAGGCCATGCTTTGTATGAGTCTGGGATTTCTTTGATTGCAGGAGGTCCTTCTCCTTTAAAAGATTCTGTTTCTTTAGGTGTTCATGAATCTCAAAGCCGTCTTTGGGAAAATCAAGTGGGACGATCCAAAGAATTTTGGGAAGGGATCTATCCTTTATTCTTAAAGAACTTAGGCATTTCAGAATCTTCTCTTCCTTTTTCTAAATTGTATTCTTTTGTGAATAAATCTAAACCTTCGTTAATTCGGGTAGAAGCAGACCAGATCACTTATAATCTACATGTGATCCTAAGATTCCAAATTGAAAGAGCAATCTTCAAAAAGGAAATTGCATTAAAGGATCTTTCAAGCGCTTGGAAAGATGGAATGAAATCTTTACTTGGTGTAGATGTTCCAGATGATTCCAAAGGATTTTTGCAGGATGTTCATTGGAGTGGCGGTGCCTTCGGTTATTTTCCTACTTATTCTTTGGGAAATATTTATGCGGCCCAACTCTATTCTGCCTTCTTGAAACAAAATCCTAAGTTTAAGGATGAATTGAAAAACAGAGAAACTTCTTCTCTCCTTGATTGGCTTAGAAAACATGTTCACAGTAAGGGTAGAAGTTTGGAAGCAAAGGAACTCATTCGACAAGCAACCGGAGAAGAACCAAATTCCAAATACTTAGTAGAATATTTGGATTCTAAGATTAAAGAACAAGAGGATATATGA
- a CDS encoding ZIP family metal transporter produces MTSNIILSGFLASLVAGLCTGLGAAGVFAIRQLSTKLEDGLLSFAAGIMLSASFFSLLLPALEIGEIHFQDKSSAAGIVILGLLFGVGVLFLTHKYSPHEHFISGKEGPDSKALSRIWLFVIAITLHNFPEGMAVGVGVAGDGLSSGLSLATGIGIQNIPEGLAVAVSLLSVKYSKLQSFTIAFLTGLIEPIGGLVGSFAVSIAGPMMPWTMGFAAGAMLFIIVGEIIPETHKRGFHDFSALTLIFGFVFMMYLDTIFG; encoded by the coding sequence ATGACTTCTAATATCATATTATCTGGATTTTTAGCAAGTTTAGTCGCAGGTCTTTGCACTGGCCTCGGAGCGGCAGGCGTTTTTGCGATCAGACAACTTTCTACAAAATTAGAAGATGGGCTTTTGAGTTTTGCAGCAGGGATTATGCTCTCTGCGTCATTTTTCTCTTTATTATTACCTGCATTAGAAATTGGTGAAATTCATTTCCAGGACAAAAGTTCTGCTGCGGGTATCGTAATTTTAGGACTTCTATTTGGTGTGGGAGTTCTATTTCTCACCCATAAATATTCTCCTCATGAACATTTCATTTCAGGAAAAGAAGGACCTGATTCAAAAGCACTTAGCAGGATTTGGTTATTTGTAATAGCGATCACTCTTCATAATTTTCCAGAAGGAATGGCAGTAGGAGTTGGTGTCGCAGGTGACGGTTTATCTTCCGGGCTTTCTCTCGCAACAGGAATAGGTATCCAAAATATCCCGGAAGGTTTGGCAGTTGCAGTGTCACTTCTATCCGTAAAATATTCTAAACTTCAATCTTTCACGATCGCATTCTTAACAGGACTGATTGAACCGATCGGTGGATTGGTAGGAAGTTTTGCAGTTTCAATCGCGGGACCAATGATGCCTTGGACCATGGGTTTTGCAGCAGGTGCGATGTTGTTCATCATCGTTGGAGAGATCATTCCAGAAACTCATAAGAGAGGATTCCACGACTTCTCCGCTTTGACGCTAATCTTTGGGTTTGTGTTTATGATGTATCTAGATACGATTTTTGGATAA
- a CDS encoding YnfA family protein, whose translation MEYFKSIMIFIFAGLCEIGGGYLVWLWYKESKSVIYLIAGGLILALYGVVAALQSSSFGRVYATYGGFFIVMSLLWAWKMDGFQPDRYDIIGSLIALFGVAVIYYTPR comes from the coding sequence ATGGAATATTTTAAATCTATAATGATCTTTATATTCGCAGGACTTTGTGAGATTGGCGGCGGATATCTTGTCTGGCTTTGGTATAAAGAATCCAAGTCAGTGATCTATCTTATTGCGGGTGGATTGATCTTGGCTTTGTATGGAGTAGTAGCCGCATTACAATCTTCTTCCTTTGGGAGAGTATATGCTACCTACGGCGGATTTTTTATCGTAATGTCTTTATTATGGGCTTGGAAGATGGATGGATTCCAACCGGACAGATATGATATTATAGGATCGTTGATCGCTTTATTTGGAGTAGCAGTGATTTATTATACTCCGAGATAA
- a CDS encoding glutathione peroxidase produces MAQNLYELTATLNNGSEKKLQDYKGKVLLIVNTASQCGFTPQYKGLQEMYDKYKGKGLEILGFPCDQFGHQEPGTDAEIQSFCQVNFGVNFPLFKKIEVNGDGTHPVFQYLKKQAPGLLGKSIKWNFTKFLIDKQGNVIKRFAPMTPPEKLDKQIEELLSK; encoded by the coding sequence GTGGCCCAAAATTTATACGAACTAACCGCTACTTTAAACAACGGATCCGAAAAAAAATTACAAGATTACAAAGGAAAGGTCCTATTGATCGTCAATACAGCGAGCCAATGCGGATTTACTCCTCAATACAAAGGACTTCAGGAAATGTACGATAAGTACAAAGGAAAAGGCCTGGAAATATTAGGATTCCCTTGCGACCAATTCGGTCACCAAGAGCCAGGAACAGATGCTGAGATCCAAAGTTTCTGCCAAGTAAACTTCGGTGTAAACTTTCCTCTTTTCAAAAAGATAGAAGTAAATGGCGACGGAACTCATCCTGTTTTCCAATATCTTAAAAAACAAGCTCCAGGACTTTTAGGAAAATCCATTAAGTGGAATTTTACCAAGTTCTTGATAGACAAACAAGGGAACGTGATCAAAAGATTCGCTCCAATGACTCCTCCAGAAAAACTGGACAAACAGATCGAGGAACTTCTTTCCAAGTGA
- a CDS encoding LIC13411 family adhesin: MATKLRLFPKMKKKLIIHFFCIFLLGLVVIDCSTYWSHRKKDLGDVFTAGVESPGYGIGVRIGPLATGFVFQGGESEPGKRDLGKGYGLRGGTYGPYRSQQLIFGFLGSEKFHSLPPETSPQKEETKKPEPKSQTAENILLLPENPESEQDPNPTPELSDERLNSKSYEIRYLRFYNNPVSERRKAKKEAFFRRYLESLDPHKRNEAIQTFLTQNPKNKDDYPSAFLYEVEIYISIRYGIRLGFNFGEFLDFLLGFAGIDLMEDDI; encoded by the coding sequence TTGGCAACTAAACTCAGACTATTTCCCAAAATGAAAAAAAAACTTATCATACATTTTTTCTGTATTTTTCTTTTGGGCCTTGTAGTGATCGATTGTTCAACATACTGGTCTCATCGAAAAAAAGATCTAGGAGACGTTTTCACCGCTGGAGTAGAATCTCCTGGCTACGGGATTGGCGTTCGTATAGGACCTCTTGCAACTGGATTTGTTTTTCAAGGTGGGGAATCTGAACCCGGCAAAAGAGACTTAGGAAAAGGTTACGGATTAAGAGGTGGAACTTACGGACCTTATAGATCCCAACAATTGATCTTTGGATTTTTAGGAAGTGAGAAGTTTCACTCCTTACCTCCCGAAACTTCCCCTCAAAAAGAAGAAACGAAAAAGCCTGAACCTAAATCTCAAACAGCAGAGAATATTTTATTACTTCCGGAAAATCCTGAATCAGAGCAGGACCCAAACCCTACTCCAGAACTTTCAGATGAAAGATTAAATTCTAAAAGTTACGAAATCAGATATTTACGTTTTTATAATAATCCAGTCTCTGAAAGAAGGAAAGCCAAAAAGGAAGCATTCTTCCGGAGATATTTAGAAAGTTTAGATCCTCACAAAAGAAACGAAGCAATCCAAACATTCTTAACCCAAAACCCTAAAAACAAAGATGATTATCCATCTGCATTTCTATATGAAGTGGAAATCTATATTTCCATCAGATACGGTATTAGATTAGGATTTAATTTCGGAGAATTTTTAGACTTTCTTTTGGGATTCGCTGGAATCGATCTGATGGAAGACGATATCTAA
- a CDS encoding GIY-YIG nuclease family protein, with protein MKENKFNEVIPGFSKLIKFLPTKKEIRSLKLYSFKDFYTESKIKDNQKYYLNKDFIQKNFQMNSKKKEQDTQFTSLKGLYIFFENDEPIYVGISGNILYRIKQHMTGRTHFSANLAYLIAVDRFKKNRKKQPNTRESLWKDNRKNIRIIQKEMRELWKIAILPQSENYMLYLKEIYLACELKTKWNSFATH; from the coding sequence ATGAAAGAAAATAAATTTAACGAAGTTATTCCAGGCTTTTCTAAATTAATTAAATTCTTACCTACAAAAAAGGAAATTAGGTCCTTAAAACTTTATTCGTTTAAAGATTTTTATACGGAATCTAAGATTAAAGATAATCAAAAATACTATTTAAATAAAGATTTTATTCAGAAAAATTTTCAAATGAATTCTAAGAAGAAAGAACAAGATACTCAATTCACATCACTTAAAGGTCTTTATATTTTTTTCGAAAATGATGAACCAATCTACGTCGGAATTTCAGGAAATATCTTATATAGAATCAAACAACATATGACTGGAAGAACTCATTTTTCCGCCAATCTAGCTTATCTAATTGCAGTTGATCGTTTCAAAAAAAATAGAAAGAAGCAACCTAATACAAGAGAATCACTTTGGAAAGATAATCGAAAGAATATAAGAATTATACAGAAAGAAATGCGTGAGCTATGGAAAATAGCCATCCTGCCACAATCCGAGAATTACATGCTTTATCTGAAAGAAATTTATTTAGCATGCGAATTGAAAACAAAATGGAATTCTTTCGCGACTCATTAG
- a CDS encoding MarR family winged helix-turn-helix transcriptional regulator has protein sequence MNYESLKLEKQICFPLYASSRAVTALYRPLLEEFDITYPQYLVLLVLWETDKIPLKEIGDKLFLDSGTLTPLLKKMESSGLLTRDRSDLDERSLVVSLTTKGKKLQKKAVCIPERLLEESGLTAEKVQGLKRDLDDLLIILEQKLRNSA, from the coding sequence GTGAATTACGAATCCTTAAAGTTAGAGAAACAGATTTGTTTCCCACTTTACGCTTCTTCCAGGGCGGTAACTGCATTATACAGACCGCTTCTGGAGGAGTTTGATATTACTTATCCTCAATATCTTGTTCTTCTGGTCCTTTGGGAAACGGATAAAATTCCTCTAAAAGAAATTGGGGATAAATTATTTCTGGATTCCGGGACCTTAACTCCTCTTCTCAAAAAAATGGAATCTTCTGGTCTTTTGACTAGAGATAGATCAGATCTGGACGAACGTTCTCTTGTGGTTAGCCTGACCACAAAAGGAAAAAAATTGCAAAAAAAAGCGGTTTGTATTCCGGAACGATTGTTGGAAGAATCAGGTCTCACTGCCGAAAAGGTACAAGGCCTGAAACGAGATCTGGACGACCTTCTTATTATCCTAGAACAAAAATTAAGAAATTCGGCGTGA
- a CDS encoding LIC13410 family lipoprotein, whose product MKRQLSAISFAAVLIFGACSSDQKKSEAAYVPNSDIRVVEANMVKEGDKRIKAEAVLGTPTFEENTQDGSVLEWYFESTTYQKNSYKTLAEKPSRIDDSTKYIKVIVDKKGVIKKYEYKL is encoded by the coding sequence ATGAAACGTCAATTATCCGCAATATCATTTGCTGCGGTACTTATATTCGGAGCTTGTTCTTCCGATCAAAAAAAATCAGAGGCTGCTTACGTTCCGAATTCTGATATTCGTGTTGTAGAAGCGAATATGGTTAAAGAAGGAGATAAAAGAATTAAAGCAGAAGCTGTTTTAGGAACTCCTACTTTCGAAGAGAACACTCAAGACGGATCCGTTTTAGAATGGTATTTTGAATCTACTACTTACCAAAAGAATTCTTACAAAACTCTGGCAGAGAAACCTTCCAGAATAGATGACAGCACTAAGTATATCAAAGTGATCGTAGATAAAAAAGGTGTGATCAAAAAATACGAATATAAACTTTAA
- a CDS encoding endo alpha-1,4 polygalactosaminidase, whose product MFSFRIFSVFLLAFSLCLSSCKHHSDGERDSILVFLLTRVWIPSPGTTFQIQFSDTLDESVDVQVFDIDSDLTDSDPTVIQRLHSAGKKVICYIDVGSYENYRSDASKYPPEVLGNVYSGYPDEQWLDIRRIDLLNPILSARFDKAKTKGCDGIDPDNLDGYQNDTGFPLSADDQIRFNRWIADLAHFRGMSVGLKNDPDQIPYLIGNFDWAITESCYEDGWCNLEEAFPNKGSAVFQIEYVENGTTKNDFCSQSISLRLSGFLKNQSLDAYLDPCP is encoded by the coding sequence ATGTTTTCTTTTAGAATATTTTCTGTTTTCCTTCTGGCCTTCTCCCTTTGTTTGAGTTCTTGCAAACATCATTCTGATGGAGAAAGAGATTCTATATTAGTATTTCTTTTAACAAGAGTTTGGATACCTTCTCCTGGAACAACTTTCCAAATCCAATTTTCAGATACCTTAGATGAATCTGTTGATGTGCAAGTATTCGATATAGATTCAGATCTCACCGATTCCGATCCGACAGTGATCCAAAGACTACATTCTGCCGGTAAAAAAGTAATTTGTTATATAGATGTGGGTTCTTATGAAAATTACAGATCGGATGCTTCTAAATATCCTCCAGAAGTTTTAGGAAATGTTTATAGTGGTTATCCAGATGAACAATGGTTGGATATAAGGCGGATTGATCTTTTGAATCCGATACTCTCTGCAAGGTTTGATAAGGCGAAAACAAAAGGTTGTGATGGAATAGATCCTGATAATTTAGACGGTTACCAAAACGATACTGGTTTTCCTTTGAGTGCAGATGATCAGATCAGATTCAATCGTTGGATTGCTGATCTTGCGCATTTTAGAGGAATGTCTGTCGGTTTAAAAAATGATCCGGATCAAATTCCATATCTGATCGGAAATTTTGATTGGGCCATTACTGAAAGTTGCTACGAGGATGGATGGTGCAATTTAGAAGAAGCATTCCCAAACAAAGGTTCTGCAGTTTTTCAGATTGAATATGTAGAGAATGGAACGACCAAGAACGATTTTTGTTCTCAGTCGATCTCTCTTCGTTTATCCGGTTTTTTGAAAAACCAAAGTTTGGATGCTTATTTGGACCCTTGCCCTTAA
- a CDS encoding DUF1801 domain-containing protein, producing the protein MVSKKPKQTKDMSEIISDILKPHTKKVLEIVNSLRNKIKKEFPEFEERGYPVWKAIGFRDKNSGYVCGIFPFSENVRLIFEWGVLLKDPSKILLGDTKQIRYLEYSSAKEIEINMIRNFLEQSLGLPKGKKEKELIIESMGQIKKPTSKNRKS; encoded by the coding sequence ATGGTTTCTAAAAAACCCAAACAAACTAAAGATATGTCTGAGATTATCTCAGACATACTAAAGCCTCATACTAAGAAGGTTTTGGAGATTGTAAATTCTCTTCGGAATAAGATCAAAAAGGAATTTCCTGAGTTCGAAGAGAGAGGTTATCCGGTTTGGAAAGCGATCGGCTTTAGAGATAAAAACTCTGGTTATGTATGTGGCATCTTCCCATTTTCAGAAAATGTACGTTTGATCTTTGAATGGGGAGTTTTGCTCAAAGATCCGAGCAAAATTTTGTTAGGAGATACAAAACAGATCCGCTATTTGGAATATTCTTCTGCTAAAGAAATAGAGATAAATATGATCCGTAATTTTTTGGAACAAAGCTTAGGATTGCCAAAAGGTAAAAAAGAAAAGGAACTAATCATAGAAAGTATGGGCCAGATTAAAAAACCTACTTCTAAAAATAGGAAATCGTAA